A genomic segment from Variovorax paradoxus B4 encodes:
- the cgtA gene encoding Obg family GTPase CgtA, translating to MKFVDEAFIDIAAGDGGNGCVSFRHEKYKEFGGPNGGDGGRGGHVYAVADSNLNTLVDFRYSRRHEARRGEHGMGSDMFGAAGDDILLKMPVGTIISDAETGEVLYEMLKEGEVVTIAKGGDGGFGNMRFKSAINRAPRQKTPGWPGEKKSLKLELKVLADVGLLGMPNAGKSTLISAISNARPRIADYPFTTLHPNLGVVRVGPEQSFVVADLPGLIEGASEGAGLGHLFLRHLQRTRLLLHVIDMAPFDDAVDPVAQAKAIVGELKKYDAALYEKPRWLVLNKLDMVPVDERAARVKDFVKRLRFKGPVFEISALTREGCEHLVQAVYQQVKAQHAAEHVPVEVDPRFVELPPEPSSSSS from the coding sequence ATGAAGTTCGTCGACGAAGCCTTCATCGACATCGCCGCAGGCGATGGCGGCAACGGCTGCGTGTCGTTCCGTCATGAAAAATACAAGGAATTCGGCGGCCCCAATGGCGGCGACGGCGGCCGCGGCGGCCACGTCTACGCGGTAGCCGATTCCAATCTCAACACCCTGGTCGATTTCCGCTACTCGCGCCGCCACGAGGCCAGGCGCGGCGAGCACGGCATGGGCTCCGACATGTTCGGCGCCGCGGGCGACGACATCCTCCTCAAGATGCCCGTCGGCACCATCATCAGCGACGCCGAAACCGGTGAAGTGCTGTACGAGATGCTGAAGGAAGGCGAGGTCGTCACCATCGCCAAGGGCGGCGACGGCGGCTTCGGCAACATGCGCTTCAAGAGCGCCATCAACCGCGCCCCGCGCCAGAAGACACCGGGCTGGCCCGGCGAGAAGAAGAGCCTCAAGCTCGAGCTGAAGGTGCTCGCCGATGTCGGCCTGCTCGGCATGCCGAATGCGGGCAAGTCGACCTTGATCAGCGCCATCTCGAACGCGCGCCCGCGCATCGCCGACTACCCCTTCACCACGCTGCACCCGAACCTGGGCGTGGTGCGCGTCGGCCCGGAGCAGAGCTTCGTGGTGGCCGACCTGCCCGGCCTGATCGAAGGCGCGTCCGAAGGCGCTGGCCTCGGTCACCTCTTCCTGCGCCACCTGCAGCGCACGCGGCTGCTGCTGCATGTGATCGACATGGCACCGTTCGACGACGCCGTCGATCCGGTCGCCCAGGCCAAGGCCATCGTGGGCGAGCTGAAGAAGTACGACGCCGCGCTCTACGAAAAGCCGCGCTGGCTGGTGCTGAACAAGCTCGACATGGTGCCCGTGGACGAGCGCGCCGCGCGCGTGAAGGACTTCGTCAAGCGCCTGCGCTTCAAGGGCCCGGTGTTCGAGATCTCCGCGCTCACGCGCGAAGGCTGCGAGCATCTGGTGCAGGCCGTGTACCAGCAGGTCAAGGCGCAGCATGCGGCGGAACACGTGCCGGTCGAGGTCGATCCGCGCTTTGTCGAGCTGCCGCCCGAGCCTTCCTCTTCCTCCTCCTGA
- a CDS encoding type II secretion system F family protein has translation MATVASTRTSNTLKEFVYEWEGKDRNGKLVRGELRAAGENQVQAALRRQGVLASKIKKRRMRSGKSIKPKDIAIFTRQLATMMKAGVPLLQSFDIVGRGNANPSVAKLLNDIRSDVETGTSLSAAFRKFPKYFDNLYCNLVEAGEAAGILEDLLDRLATYMEKTEAIKSKIKSALMYPTSVVVVAFVVVAIIMIFVIPAFKQVFTSFGADLPAPTLFVMAMSEFFVSYWWLIFGVIGGGTYFFLQAWKRNERVQRVMDRALLRVPIFGTLIEKSCVARWTRTLATMFAAGVPLVEALDSVGGASGNTVYGDATAKIQQEVSTGTSLTTAMTNVNLFPSMVIQMTAIGEESGSIDHMLGKAADFYESEVDDMVAGLSSLMEPIIIVFLGVIIGGIVVSMYLPIFKLGQVV, from the coding sequence ATGGCAACAGTGGCATCCACCCGCACCTCGAACACGCTCAAGGAATTTGTCTACGAGTGGGAAGGCAAGGACCGCAACGGGAAGCTGGTGCGCGGCGAGCTTCGGGCCGCCGGCGAGAACCAGGTGCAGGCCGCCCTGCGGCGCCAGGGCGTTCTGGCGTCCAAGATCAAGAAGCGCCGCATGCGCTCGGGCAAGTCCATCAAGCCCAAGGACATTGCGATCTTCACGCGCCAGCTGGCAACAATGATGAAGGCCGGCGTGCCGCTGCTGCAGTCGTTCGACATCGTGGGCCGCGGCAATGCCAACCCGAGCGTGGCCAAGCTGCTCAACGACATCCGCAGCGACGTGGAGACCGGCACCTCGCTGTCGGCGGCCTTCCGCAAGTTTCCGAAGTATTTCGACAACCTCTACTGCAACCTGGTGGAGGCCGGCGAAGCGGCCGGTATCCTGGAAGACCTGCTGGACCGCCTGGCCACCTACATGGAGAAGACCGAGGCCATCAAGTCGAAGATCAAGTCGGCGCTGATGTATCCCACCTCCGTGGTGGTGGTCGCGTTCGTGGTGGTGGCCATCATCATGATCTTCGTGATTCCGGCCTTCAAGCAGGTGTTCACCTCCTTCGGCGCCGACCTGCCCGCACCCACGCTGTTCGTGATGGCCATGAGCGAATTCTTCGTCTCCTACTGGTGGCTGATCTTCGGCGTGATCGGCGGCGGCACCTACTTTTTCCTGCAGGCCTGGAAGCGCAACGAACGCGTGCAGCGGGTCATGGACCGCGCGCTGCTGCGCGTGCCGATCTTCGGCACGCTGATCGAGAAATCGTGCGTGGCCCGCTGGACCCGCACCCTTGCCACCATGTTTGCCGCCGGCGTTCCGCTGGTCGAGGCACTCGACTCGGTGGGCGGCGCTTCGGGCAACACCGTCTACGGCGACGCCACGGCCAAGATCCAGCAGGAGGTCTCGACCGGCACGAGCCTCACGACGGCCATGACCAACGTCAACCTGTTCCCCTCGATGGTGATCCAGATGACGGCCATCGGCGAAGAGTCCGGCTCCATCGACCACATGCTCGGCAAGGCCGCCGACTTCTACGAGTCCGAGGTGGACGACATGGTGGCCGGCCTCTCGAGCCTGATGGAGCCCATCATCATCGTGTTCCTGGGCGTGATCATCGGCGGCATCGTGGTGTCGATGTACCTGCCCATCTTCAAGTTGGGCCAGGTCGTTTGA
- the rpmA gene encoding 50S ribosomal protein L27, with product MAQKKGGGSTRNGRDSKPKMLGVKAFGGELISAGSIIVRQRGTQFHPGVNVGVGKDHTLFALVDGHVSFGVKGALNKHMVNVTPA from the coding sequence ATGGCACAGAAAAAAGGCGGCGGCTCAACGCGAAACGGGCGCGATTCCAAGCCCAAGATGCTCGGTGTGAAGGCCTTCGGCGGCGAACTGATCAGCGCAGGCTCGATCATCGTGCGCCAGCGGGGCACCCAGTTCCACCCCGGCGTGAACGTCGGCGTGGGCAAGGACCACACGCTGTTTGCACTGGTGGACGGCCACGTGTCGTTCGGCGTCAAGGGCGCACTGAACAAGCACATGGTCAACGTGACCCCGGCATAA
- a CDS encoding RNA pyrophosphohydrolase: MLDRDGFRPNVGIILLNQRNQVFWGKRIRTHSWQFPQGGIDRGESPEQAMFRELHEEVGLHPEHVRIVARTRDWLRYEVPDRFIRRDARGHYKGQKQIWYLLQLIGHDWDLNLRATDHPEFDAWRWHDYWVPLDVVVEFKRGVYEMALTELARYLPRQDFRNRFLRSNVRAREFERHTPDGGAPAGLDLPPGGSFDPHPDITSASDDPSPPPHNKAPFFPSQR, translated from the coding sequence ATGCTCGACCGGGACGGCTTCAGGCCCAACGTCGGCATCATCCTGCTCAACCAGAGAAACCAGGTTTTCTGGGGCAAACGCATACGCACGCATTCCTGGCAGTTTCCGCAAGGCGGCATAGACCGCGGCGAAAGTCCCGAGCAAGCCATGTTCCGGGAACTGCACGAGGAAGTCGGGCTCCATCCGGAGCACGTGCGCATCGTGGCCCGTACCCGTGACTGGTTGCGCTACGAGGTGCCGGATCGGTTCATTCGCCGTGACGCACGGGGCCACTACAAGGGCCAGAAGCAAATCTGGTATTTGCTGCAATTGATCGGTCACGACTGGGATCTGAACCTGCGCGCGACCGACCACCCCGAATTCGACGCCTGGCGATGGCACGACTACTGGGTGCCGCTCGATGTGGTCGTCGAATTCAAACGCGGCGTCTACGAGATGGCACTGACCGAGCTTGCTCGCTACCTGCCACGGCAGGATTTCCGCAACCGCTTCCTGCGCAGCAACGTGCGCGCCCGCGAATTCGAGCGCCACACGCCGGATGGCGGCGCGCCCGCGGGGCTGGACCTGCCGCCTGGTGGCAGTTTCGACCCGCATCCCGACATTACTTCTGCGAGCGATGACCCTTCCCCTCCTCCCCACAACAAAGCGCCCTTCTTTCCGTCGCAACGCTGA
- the pilB gene encoding type IV-A pilus assembly ATPase PilB, producing MAAAELPVKENTQIALPGLARALVSAGKLPAKTAEDIYQKSLNGRTSFIAELTGSGAVSAADLAHTLSSAFGAPLLDLDAIDHQRLPKDLLDPKLCHAYRIVVLSKRNNRLIVATADPSDQQAVEKIKFASQMGVDWVIAEYDKLSRMIEAAAVSAAETINSIVGAEFEFDDVTADTSGDANEQAIAEVEDAPVVRFLHKMLLDGVSMRASDIHFEPYEHNYRVRFRIDGELREIASPPTLIKDKLASRIKVISRLDISEKRVPQDGRMKLKIGPDRVIDFRVSTLPTLFGEKIVIRILDPSSARLGIDALGYDADEKERLLHAIGRPYGMVLVTGPTGSGKTVSLYTCLNLLNQPGVNIATAEDPSEINLPGVNQVNVNERAGLTFATALRAFLRQDPDIIMVGEIRDLETADISIKAAQTGHLVLSTLHTNDAPTTLTRMRNMGIAPFNIASSVILITAQRLARRLCHMCRAPADVPRQALLDAGFREEQLDGTWKPYRPVGCAACSNGYKGRVGIYQVMPISDAIQTIILRDGSAQDIARQSEAEGVRSLRQSGLRKVMQGLTSLEEVVAVTNE from the coding sequence ATGGCTGCTGCCGAACTTCCTGTTAAAGAAAACACGCAAATCGCCCTCCCGGGCCTTGCGCGCGCCTTGGTTTCGGCCGGCAAGCTTCCCGCGAAGACTGCGGAAGACATCTACCAGAAGTCGCTCAACGGCCGCACCAGCTTCATTGCCGAGCTGACCGGCAGCGGCGCCGTCTCGGCCGCCGACCTCGCCCATACGCTTTCCAGCGCCTTCGGCGCGCCGCTGCTGGACCTGGACGCCATCGACCACCAGCGCCTGCCCAAGGACCTGCTTGACCCGAAGCTGTGCCACGCCTACCGGATCGTGGTTCTCAGCAAGCGCAACAACCGTCTCATTGTTGCAACGGCCGACCCCTCGGACCAGCAGGCGGTGGAAAAGATCAAGTTCGCGTCCCAGATGGGCGTGGACTGGGTCATTGCCGAATACGACAAGCTGTCGCGCATGATCGAAGCCGCCGCGGTCAGCGCGGCGGAAACCATCAACAGCATCGTCGGCGCCGAGTTCGAGTTCGACGACGTCACGGCGGACACCTCGGGCGACGCCAACGAACAGGCGATTGCCGAAGTCGAGGACGCGCCGGTCGTGCGCTTCCTGCACAAGATGCTGCTCGACGGCGTCAGCATGCGGGCCTCGGACATCCACTTCGAGCCCTACGAGCACAACTACCGCGTGCGCTTTCGCATCGACGGCGAGCTGCGCGAGATCGCGAGCCCGCCCACGCTCATCAAGGACAAGCTGGCCTCGCGGATCAAGGTCATTTCACGGCTCGACATTTCCGAGAAGCGCGTGCCGCAGGACGGCCGCATGAAGCTCAAGATCGGTCCCGACCGGGTCATCGACTTCCGCGTCAGCACGCTGCCCACGCTGTTCGGCGAGAAGATCGTGATCCGTATTCTCGACCCGAGCAGCGCGCGCCTGGGCATCGACGCCCTGGGCTACGACGCCGACGAAAAGGAGCGCCTGCTGCATGCGATCGGGCGGCCCTACGGCATGGTGCTGGTGACGGGCCCCACCGGTTCGGGCAAGACGGTTTCGCTCTACACCTGCCTGAACCTGCTGAACCAGCCGGGCGTCAACATCGCAACGGCGGAAGATCCTTCCGAAATCAACCTGCCGGGCGTGAACCAGGTGAACGTCAACGAGCGTGCCGGACTCACCTTCGCCACGGCGCTGCGCGCCTTCCTGCGGCAGGATCCCGACATCATCATGGTCGGCGAAATCCGGGACCTCGAAACCGCCGACATCTCGATCAAGGCCGCGCAAACGGGCCACCTGGTCCTCTCGACGCTGCACACCAACGACGCGCCGACCACGCTCACGCGCATGCGGAACATGGGCATTGCGCCGTTCAACATTGCCTCCAGCGTGATCCTCATCACCGCGCAGCGGCTCGCGCGGCGCCTGTGCCACATGTGCCGCGCGCCGGCCGACGTGCCGCGCCAGGCGCTGCTCGATGCGGGCTTCAGGGAAGAACAGCTCGACGGTACCTGGAAGCCCTATCGGCCGGTCGGCTGCGCGGCGTGCAGCAACGGCTACAAGGGCCGGGTCGGCATCTACCAGGTGATGCCGATCTCGGACGCCATCCAGACCATCATCCTGCGCGACGGCAGCGCACAGGACATCGCGCGACAGTCCGAGGCCGAGGGCGTGCGCTCGCTGCGGCAGTCCGGGCTGCGAAAAGTCATGCAAGGGCTCACCTCACTCGAAGAAGTGGTGGCGGTCACCAACGAATAA
- the proB gene encoding glutamate 5-kinase — MTSNSGSTALRDARRIVVKVGSSLVTNEGRGLDEAAIGEWCRQLAVLVQGGREVVMVSSGAIAEGMKRLGWRTRPHEVHELQAAAAVGQMGLAQMYETKLRENQIGSAQVLLTHADLADRERYLNARSTLVTLLGLGVVPVINENDTVVNDEIKFGDNDTLGALVANLVEADALVILTDQKGLYTADPRKDPDAKFVHEAAAGDPALEAMAGGAGSSLGRGGMITKILAAKRAAGSGASTVIAWGREPDALLRLTRGESIGTLLVAQTAKHQARKRWMADHLQLRGAVTVDAGAAAKVRAEGKSLLPIGMTGVSGEFSRGDVIAVRDIDGVELARGLANYSSVEARLLCRKPSSEFERLLGYVAEPEMVHRDNMVLMRG, encoded by the coding sequence ATGACCTCGAACTCCGGATCCACTGCCTTGCGGGATGCCCGCCGTATCGTCGTCAAGGTGGGCTCCAGCCTCGTGACCAACGAGGGGCGCGGTCTCGACGAGGCTGCCATCGGCGAATGGTGCCGGCAGTTGGCGGTGCTGGTGCAGGGCGGCCGCGAGGTCGTGATGGTGTCGAGCGGCGCCATTGCCGAAGGCATGAAGCGCCTCGGCTGGCGTACGCGGCCGCACGAGGTGCATGAACTCCAGGCCGCAGCGGCCGTCGGGCAGATGGGCCTGGCTCAGATGTACGAGACCAAGCTGCGCGAGAACCAGATCGGCAGCGCCCAGGTGCTGCTCACCCATGCCGACCTGGCCGACCGCGAGCGTTATCTCAATGCGCGCTCGACCCTCGTCACGCTGCTCGGGCTGGGCGTGGTGCCGGTCATCAACGAGAACGACACCGTCGTCAACGACGAGATCAAGTTCGGCGACAACGACACGCTGGGCGCGCTCGTGGCCAACCTGGTCGAAGCCGACGCGCTGGTCATCCTGACGGACCAGAAGGGCCTCTACACGGCCGACCCGCGCAAGGATCCGGACGCGAAGTTCGTGCACGAGGCGGCGGCCGGCGACCCGGCCCTCGAAGCGATGGCGGGCGGGGCGGGCTCCAGCCTCGGGCGCGGCGGCATGATCACCAAGATCCTTGCGGCCAAGCGCGCCGCCGGCTCGGGCGCCTCCACCGTGATCGCCTGGGGCCGCGAGCCCGACGCCCTGCTGCGCCTGACGCGCGGCGAATCCATCGGCACGCTGCTGGTGGCGCAGACGGCCAAGCACCAGGCGCGCAAGCGCTGGATGGCCGATCACCTGCAGTTGCGCGGCGCGGTCACCGTCGATGCCGGCGCGGCGGCCAAGGTGCGCGCCGAGGGCAAGAGCCTGCTGCCGATCGGCATGACCGGCGTCTCGGGAGAGTTTTCGCGCGGCGACGTGATCGCCGTGCGCGACATCGATGGCGTGGAACTCGCTCGCGGCCTTGCCAATTACTCGAGCGTCGAGGCCCGTCTGCTGTGCCGCAAGCCCTCGTCGGAATTCGAGCGCCTGCTGGGTTACGTGGCGGAGCCGGAAATGGTCCACCGCGACAACATGGTGCTGATGCGCGGCTGA
- a CDS encoding polyprenyl synthetase family protein, which translates to MPVHAADTSPTATVLDLIAGDMVEVDRVIAQRLDTGVPLVSQVSKYIISAGGKRLRPALLLLMSGALGYTGEQRFNLAAVVEFIHTATLLHDDVVDESTLRRGRPTANESFGNPASVLVGDFLYSRAFQMMLDANNMRIMQILAEATNVIAEGEVLQLMNMHDATLDESAYLRVIRSKTAKLFEASTRLAAVLAGATPEVEEACATYGQALGTAFQVIDDVLDYAGDAHETGKNVGDDLREGKTTLPLIFAMRRGSPAQATLVRAAIEAGDTAQLGKIVEIVHATGALEASRAAAADEAKRAIHALRDFPSNLHADGLLQLAAQLLERRA; encoded by the coding sequence TTGCCAGTTCACGCCGCCGATACCTCCCCCACCGCCACCGTGCTGGATTTGATCGCCGGCGACATGGTCGAAGTCGACCGTGTGATTGCGCAGCGCCTCGACACCGGCGTGCCCCTGGTCAGCCAGGTTTCGAAGTACATCATCTCCGCCGGCGGCAAACGCCTGCGCCCGGCGCTGCTGCTCCTCATGTCGGGCGCGCTCGGCTACACGGGCGAGCAGCGCTTCAACCTGGCGGCGGTGGTGGAATTCATCCACACGGCCACCCTGCTGCACGACGACGTCGTCGACGAATCGACCCTGCGGCGCGGGCGCCCGACGGCCAACGAATCGTTCGGCAACCCGGCCAGCGTGCTGGTGGGCGACTTCCTTTATTCGCGCGCCTTCCAGATGATGTTGGATGCAAACAACATGCGCATCATGCAGATTCTGGCCGAGGCGACCAACGTGATCGCGGAAGGCGAAGTGCTCCAGCTGATGAACATGCACGACGCGACGCTGGACGAATCGGCCTACCTGCGCGTGATCCGCTCCAAGACCGCCAAGCTTTTCGAGGCCAGCACACGGCTCGCCGCCGTGCTGGCGGGCGCCACGCCCGAAGTCGAGGAAGCCTGCGCCACCTACGGCCAGGCCCTGGGCACGGCCTTCCAGGTGATCGACGACGTGCTCGACTACGCCGGCGACGCACACGAAACGGGAAAGAACGTGGGCGACGACCTGCGCGAAGGCAAGACCACGCTGCCGCTGATCTTCGCCATGCGGCGCGGCAGCCCTGCCCAGGCGACGCTGGTGCGTGCAGCCATCGAGGCCGGCGACACCGCCCAGCTGGGCAAGATCGTCGAAATCGTCCACGCCACCGGCGCCCTGGAAGCCTCGCGCGCCGCCGCGGCCGACGAGGCAAAGCGCGCAATTCACGCATTGCGCGACTTTCCGTCCAATTTGCATGCCGACGGTTTGCTACAATTGGCAGCTCAGTTGCTTGAGCGACGTGCCTGA
- the rplU gene encoding 50S ribosomal protein L21 produces MYAVIKTGGKQYRVASGEKIKVEQIAADVGQEIVIDQVLAVGNGSEIKIGTPLVSGATVTVTVLSHGKHDKVGIFKMRRRKHYQKRQGHRQQFTELQIGAIAG; encoded by the coding sequence ATGTACGCGGTCATAAAAACCGGCGGCAAGCAGTATCGCGTTGCTTCCGGCGAAAAAATTAAAGTAGAACAGATTGCTGCGGATGTAGGCCAGGAAATCGTGATCGATCAGGTTCTTGCAGTCGGCAACGGCAGCGAAATCAAGATCGGTACGCCCCTGGTGTCCGGCGCAACGGTGACAGTCACGGTACTGTCGCACGGCAAGCACGACAAGGTCGGCATCTTCAAGATGCGCCGTCGCAAGCACTATCAGAAACGTCAAGGCCATCGCCAGCAGTTCACCGAACTGCAAATCGGCGCGATCGCCGGCTAA
- a CDS encoding CNP1-like family protein codes for MCLALLAGCASGTHDTDNPDWAQAGMQPAPKRYETDAEWKETEAPPPPAFDEKRLEPISMPPYMSLKFGVDPKTIAITRDGIVRYVVVAQNRNGGGVNAFYEGVRCSTGEMKSYARYNNGAWQETKTLEWKRISDLNSRYAMALSSQALCRGNAPRNSVGEMVQNLRNPVREVQ; via the coding sequence GTGTGCCTGGCCCTGCTTGCCGGATGCGCATCCGGCACGCACGACACGGACAACCCCGACTGGGCGCAGGCCGGCATGCAGCCGGCGCCCAAGCGCTACGAGACCGACGCCGAATGGAAGGAAACCGAGGCCCCGCCCCCGCCCGCCTTCGACGAAAAGCGTCTCGAGCCGATCTCGATGCCGCCCTACATGAGCCTGAAGTTCGGCGTCGATCCGAAAACCATTGCCATCACCCGCGACGGCATCGTGCGCTACGTGGTGGTGGCACAGAACCGCAACGGCGGCGGCGTCAACGCGTTCTACGAAGGGGTGCGTTGCTCGACCGGGGAAATGAAGAGCTACGCCCGCTACAACAACGGCGCCTGGCAGGAAACGAAGACGCTGGAGTGGAAGCGCATCAGCGACCTGAACTCGCGCTACGCCATGGCGCTGTCGAGCCAGGCGCTGTGCCGCGGCAATGCGCCGCGCAATTCGGTCGGAGAGATGGTCCAGAACCTGCGCAACCCGGTTCGGGAAGTGCAGTAA